Proteins from a genomic interval of Rhodothermales bacterium:
- a CDS encoding DUF4159 domain-containing protein yields the protein MMRTLLLLLLLTPTSVLAQAEHDFTVARVKYAGGGDWYSDPQSLPELLRFVRANTHIDVAPEAETVELSSEKLFTFPYLYLTGHGNMVLTEREAGQLRDYLLGGGFLHADDNYGLDQHFRREIRKVFPDRELVELPFSHDIYHNHFEFPNGLPKIHEHDGNPPQGFGILDDDGRVMLFYTFESDLGDGWEPEAVHNDSPQLRMAALRMGTNILTYAMMR from the coding sequence CTGACTCCGACGTCCGTGCTGGCCCAGGCCGAGCACGACTTCACGGTAGCCAGGGTCAAATACGCCGGAGGCGGTGACTGGTACAGCGACCCCCAGTCGCTTCCGGAGTTGCTGCGGTTTGTCCGCGCCAACACCCACATCGACGTGGCCCCGGAGGCAGAAACCGTCGAGCTGTCTTCCGAGAAGCTGTTTACGTTCCCGTACCTGTACCTCACCGGTCACGGCAATATGGTGCTCACCGAGCGCGAGGCGGGCCAGCTTCGCGACTATTTGCTGGGCGGCGGCTTCCTGCACGCGGACGACAACTACGGGCTGGACCAGCATTTCCGCCGGGAGATCAGGAAGGTATTCCCGGACCGTGAACTGGTTGAGTTGCCGTTCAGCCACGACATCTATCACAACCACTTCGAATTCCCGAACGGCCTGCCGAAGATCCACGAGCACGACGGCAATCCGCCGCAGGGCTTCGGTATTCTGGATGACGATGGGCGGGTGATGCTGTTCTACACCTTTGAGTCCGATCTGGGCGACGGCTGGGAGCCGGAGGCCGTGCACAACGACAGTCCTCAGCTCCGAATGGCGGCCCTCCGCATGGGTACCAACATCCTCACCTACGCCATGATGCGATGA
- a CDS encoding DUF4359 domain-containing protein, which yields MKTTLRLIVVLGVAGFLYVTNPATPEFEAFIQQRVEERLREETGDRTLGRLLTDLGSDIVGSLAARVSERSDYGIFSVYTVDVGADGDPDEAWKFLGIAGQFVELSSPNAD from the coding sequence ATGAAGACGACCCTGCGCCTGATTGTCGTGCTGGGTGTGGCTGGTTTCCTTTATGTGACCAATCCTGCGACGCCGGAATTTGAGGCGTTCATCCAGCAGCGGGTTGAGGAGCGTCTGAGAGAAGAAACGGGCGATCGCACGCTGGGTCGACTGCTCACAGACCTCGGATCCGACATTGTCGGCTCGCTCGCGGCCCGTGTCAGCGAGCGCTCCGACTACGGGATCTTCAGTGTGTACACGGTGGATGTCGGTGCCGACGGCGATCCTGACGAGGCCTGGAAATTCCTTGGGATTGCCGGGCAATTCGTCGAGTTGTCGAGCCCCAATGCGGACTGA
- a CDS encoding serine hydroxymethyltransferase: MSQLQHSDPQVFQILEKEVRRQNDGLELIASENFVSRPVLEAMGSPLTNKYAEGLPGKRYYGGCEFVDQVEDVARDRARQLFGCDWVNVQPHSGASANAAVYLAFMEPGDTLLGLDLAHGGHLTHGSPVNFSGILYNAEYYGVEKEGPLAGRIDMDKVRTRALQVRPKMISIGASAYSRDFDYPAFREIADEVGAFLWMDMAHTAGLIAAGVLSDPMPHCHVVSTTTHKTLRGPRAGMILIGKDYDNPFGKVAPKSGRVKQMSELLDSAVFPGYQGGPLMHVIAAKAVAFGEALDSSFHDYARQVVDNAQAMAAAFVEKGYDLVSGGTDNHLMLIDLRSKGLTGKTAEQALGQAEITVNKNMVPFDTQSPFVTSGIRVGTPAMTTRGFGEDEFRLVVDLMDRVLTNVGNESVATAVRNEVRELCDRFPLYDFVVA, translated from the coding sequence ATGTCCCAGCTCCAGCATTCCGATCCCCAGGTCTTCCAGATCCTCGAGAAGGAAGTTCGTCGCCAGAACGACGGCCTTGAACTGATTGCCTCGGAGAACTTCGTATCCCGCCCCGTTCTCGAGGCGATGGGTTCTCCGCTCACGAACAAGTACGCGGAAGGTCTCCCGGGCAAACGCTACTACGGCGGATGCGAGTTCGTGGATCAGGTGGAGGACGTGGCCCGAGACCGTGCAAGGCAACTGTTTGGTTGCGACTGGGTCAACGTGCAGCCCCACTCGGGTGCAAGCGCCAACGCCGCAGTCTATCTGGCCTTCATGGAGCCGGGAGACACCCTCCTCGGGCTGGACCTGGCACACGGTGGGCATCTCACGCATGGCAGCCCGGTCAACTTCTCCGGGATCCTGTACAACGCCGAGTACTACGGCGTGGAGAAGGAAGGCCCTCTGGCCGGCCGCATCGACATGGACAAGGTGCGCACGCGCGCGTTGCAGGTGCGTCCGAAGATGATCTCCATCGGGGCCAGCGCCTACTCCCGGGACTTCGACTACCCCGCGTTTCGAGAGATTGCCGATGAGGTGGGTGCGTTCCTGTGGATGGACATGGCCCACACCGCGGGGCTCATCGCCGCAGGCGTGCTGAGCGACCCGATGCCACACTGCCACGTGGTGTCCACGACGACACACAAGACGCTGCGTGGTCCCCGGGCGGGCATGATTCTCATCGGCAAGGACTACGACAACCCGTTCGGCAAGGTGGCGCCCAAGTCGGGGCGGGTGAAGCAGATGTCCGAACTGCTCGACTCTGCGGTATTCCCCGGTTATCAGGGAGGCCCGCTCATGCACGTCATTGCCGCCAAGGCGGTCGCATTCGGAGAGGCGCTGGACTCCAGCTTCCACGACTACGCTCGCCAGGTGGTCGACAATGCCCAGGCGATGGCCGCGGCGTTCGTCGAAAAAGGCTACGACCTCGTGTCGGGCGGCACGGACAATCATCTCATGCTGATTGACCTTCGCAGCAAGGGCCTGACCGGGAAGACCGCAGAGCAGGCGCTCGGCCAGGCGGAGATCACGGTCAACAAGAACATGGTGCCGTTCGACACGCAGAGCCCGTTCGTGACCAGCGGCATTCGGGTCGGCACGCCGGCCATGACCACGCGGGGCTTCGGCGAAGATGAATTCCGCCTTGTCGTGGACCTGATGGACCGTGTTCTGACCAACGTGGGCAACGAATCGGTGGCGACTGCCGTAAGGAACGAGGTCCGCGAACTGTGTGACCGATTCCCACTCTACGATTTCGTGGTTGCCTGA
- the tatC gene encoding twin-arginine translocase subunit TatC has translation MKRFFSGRRTQSGPPIPEGLEGAFPQQAGLAEMGFLDHLEEMRWAIIKAGIGILLCTIAAFFFRRWIIEVLLLGPKDPGFFMYEVFGIDAVEFVLQNRNITGQFFADIGTVFAVGIIIGSPIAVYQLWKFIEPGLYPGEKKGLRFAAVFATFFFILGISFGYLIITPLALQFFAQYSISPEITNEFDISRYFSMITFWAFGAGVLFELPVVIYFLAKLGIATPNTLRKSRKWALISCLILAAFFTPPDPLSQILVAMPLLLLYEGSIFIAAGVEKRRERELNEALA, from the coding sequence ATGAAGCGGTTTTTCTCCGGGCGACGGACCCAGTCCGGGCCGCCCATTCCTGAAGGCCTCGAAGGCGCGTTCCCGCAACAGGCGGGGCTCGCGGAAATGGGATTCCTCGATCATCTCGAGGAAATGCGATGGGCCATCATCAAGGCCGGCATCGGAATCCTGCTCTGTACGATCGCGGCCTTCTTCTTCCGCCGCTGGATCATTGAGGTGCTGCTCCTGGGACCCAAGGACCCCGGGTTCTTCATGTACGAAGTCTTCGGGATCGATGCCGTCGAGTTCGTGCTCCAGAATCGCAACATCACCGGCCAGTTCTTCGCGGACATCGGCACCGTGTTTGCCGTGGGCATCATCATCGGCAGTCCGATCGCAGTCTACCAGTTGTGGAAGTTCATCGAGCCTGGCCTCTATCCCGGGGAGAAGAAGGGGCTACGCTTTGCGGCCGTCTTTGCGACGTTCTTTTTCATCCTTGGCATCAGCTTCGGCTATCTGATTATCACGCCGCTGGCCCTCCAGTTCTTTGCCCAGTACTCCATCAGCCCGGAGATCACGAACGAGTTCGATATCTCCCGGTACTTCTCGATGATCACATTCTGGGCTTTTGGTGCAGGGGTGCTGTTTGAGTTGCCCGTGGTGATCTATTTCCTGGCCAAGCTGGGCATCGCCACCCCGAACACGCTGCGAAAGTCCCGTAAGTGGGCCCTGATCTCGTGCCTGATTCTGGCGGCCTTCTTTACGCCGCCGGATCCCCTGAGTCAGATCCTGGTGGCCATGCCGCTGCTATTGCTCTATGAGGGCTCCATCTTCATCGCAGCTGGCGTAGAGAAGCGGCGCGAGCGGGAGTTGAACGAGGCTCTCGCGTAG
- a CDS encoding S41 family peptidase: protein MRKPTVLIAVPVLAAALFWSGFQTARDDDFYAMRKNFELFGSVYEEIVGSYMTRVDPERFMRTGMDAMLQTLDPWTDFLDEADNVAMEMRGQSGLGEVPVNLGSKGGRVTVLAPDALTGAYLQGVRTGDVIHSVDGEVADSLSVVQVRELLRGEPDTTVPVIVDRAGDGQLEFQLKREPPVISFVSTTMRIEGTDLALVKLDAFGPGAAFEIDSALEDLHEERPIEGVVLDLRGNPGGLVNEAIKLVGLFVPKATPVVSTRGRSPESNRLYANQDEPDWLEMPLVVLVDRASASASEIVSGALQDLDRAVVVGQPSFGKGLVQVVRPLPYHTAVKLTYSRYFTPSGRGIRKDALEEGAEPMQTFRTRRGREVREGNGIEPDVALPMPDAGPLEQALLREAAFFRFAGVLVQAEGDAIRAATSASGRLELPDDALDRFALWLDAEGFALTTSFDEALAELQAVAPESATGQLTELRALASRQTDEALAEEAPALLARLADEVGARLLDPNERSRLQMRSDASMLEAVSVLTSNRYASILGT from the coding sequence ATGCGCAAGCCAACCGTGTTGATCGCCGTGCCCGTGCTGGCCGCGGCACTCTTCTGGAGCGGATTCCAGACCGCCCGCGATGACGACTTTTACGCCATGCGGAAGAATTTCGAGCTCTTCGGTTCGGTGTACGAGGAAATCGTCGGTTCGTACATGACACGTGTGGACCCCGAGCGGTTCATGCGCACCGGTATGGATGCCATGCTGCAGACGCTGGATCCGTGGACGGACTTTCTCGACGAAGCCGACAACGTGGCCATGGAGATGCGTGGTCAGTCCGGGCTCGGTGAGGTGCCCGTCAATCTGGGTTCGAAGGGCGGCCGGGTGACGGTGCTGGCACCCGATGCGTTGACGGGTGCCTACCTGCAGGGAGTGCGTACCGGTGACGTCATTCATTCGGTCGATGGGGAGGTCGCCGACAGCCTGTCGGTTGTTCAGGTCCGGGAGCTCCTGCGGGGAGAGCCCGATACAACCGTACCGGTCATTGTGGATCGGGCGGGCGATGGGCAGCTCGAGTTCCAGCTGAAGCGCGAGCCGCCCGTCATCAGTTTCGTTTCGACGACCATGCGCATCGAGGGCACGGATCTTGCGCTGGTCAAGCTGGATGCCTTCGGGCCGGGTGCCGCCTTCGAGATCGACAGTGCCCTGGAGGACCTGCATGAGGAGAGGCCCATCGAAGGCGTGGTGCTTGACCTGAGAGGCAACCCGGGAGGACTCGTGAATGAGGCCATCAAGCTGGTCGGGCTGTTTGTGCCCAAGGCTACGCCGGTTGTTTCGACGCGCGGCCGCAGCCCGGAATCCAACCGGCTGTATGCCAATCAGGACGAGCCCGACTGGCTGGAGATGCCGCTGGTCGTGCTGGTGGATCGGGCCTCGGCGTCGGCCAGCGAAATCGTGTCCGGCGCCCTGCAGGACCTGGATCGGGCGGTTGTGGTCGGGCAGCCGTCCTTTGGCAAGGGGCTCGTCCAGGTGGTACGACCGCTGCCGTATCACACGGCCGTAAAGCTGACCTATTCCCGCTATTTCACGCCCTCAGGCCGCGGTATCCGCAAGGACGCCCTCGAGGAGGGTGCCGAACCGATGCAGACGTTCCGGACCAGAAGGGGTCGGGAGGTTCGCGAAGGCAATGGTATAGAGCCTGATGTGGCGCTGCCCATGCCGGACGCAGGTCCTCTGGAGCAGGCACTTCTTCGGGAGGCGGCTTTCTTCCGGTTTGCCGGTGTGCTCGTGCAGGCGGAGGGCGATGCGATCCGCGCCGCGACCTCGGCGTCCGGCAGGCTGGAGCTCCCGGACGATGCCCTGGATCGCTTCGCCTTGTGGCTGGATGCGGAAGGGTTCGCACTGACGACATCCTTCGACGAGGCCCTGGCCGAACTGCAGGCCGTGGCACCGGAATCGGCCACAGGTCAACTGACCGAGTTGCGCGCGCTGGCCTCCCGACAGACCGACGAGGCCCTGGCCGAAGAGGCACCCGCACTGCTGGCTCGCCTGGCGGATGAAGTGGGCGCCCGACTTCTGGACCCGAATGAGCGCTCGCGACTCCAGATGCGCTCGGATGCGTCCATGCTGGAGGCCGTATCGGTGCTGACGTCGAACCGCTATGCCTCGATACTCGGTACCTAG
- a CDS encoding M20 family metallo-hydrolase yields MLRVNRSRLLARLDDLARIGALEGGGVQRLAFTEQDLAGRRFVEHHLQRMDLTPRIDAIGNLWALRPGDHPDAAPVLLGSHTDSVGRAGRFDGSLGVLAALEVLEVLHENAHSTHRPVGLVSFVNEEGVRFMPDMMGSLYLRGDLDTDWVRAVRGTDGTTIGENLDKLGMAGSEDLRSSSVHAFLELHIEQGPVLEEVGLPVAVVTGVQGLRWLEITLKGTANHAGTTPMDRRQDAGLVAARVVVAMRECTQSIPGLRATVGRLVPSPNLINVIPGTVELTLDLRHPEQDTLDHAVERMRGTVAGLAEAEGVGYDIHETASAPAVQFDDLVVQAARDGAAALGLPVHELISGAGHDAQILARHCPSGMLFVRSRGGVSHNPAEYSSPEDVEAGANALLQAALRLAG; encoded by the coding sequence ATGCTCCGAGTGAACCGCTCACGACTGCTGGCCCGCCTGGATGACCTGGCCCGAATTGGTGCCCTTGAGGGCGGAGGCGTGCAGCGGCTGGCATTCACCGAGCAGGACCTCGCTGGTCGGCGTTTCGTGGAGCACCACCTGCAACGGATGGACCTGACCCCGCGCATAGACGCCATTGGAAATCTCTGGGCCCTGAGGCCGGGCGACCATCCCGACGCCGCGCCGGTCCTCCTGGGATCGCATACGGACTCGGTGGGCAGGGCCGGTCGGTTCGACGGATCTCTGGGGGTGTTGGCAGCCCTGGAGGTACTGGAAGTCCTGCACGAGAATGCACACAGCACGCACCGTCCCGTCGGCCTCGTCTCATTTGTGAACGAGGAAGGAGTGCGGTTCATGCCGGACATGATGGGCAGCCTCTATCTGCGGGGCGATCTCGATACCGACTGGGTTCGAGCTGTTCGTGGGACCGATGGCACCACCATCGGAGAGAACCTCGACAAACTGGGCATGGCCGGCTCCGAAGACCTCAGATCCAGTTCCGTTCACGCCTTCCTGGAGCTGCACATAGAGCAAGGTCCCGTGCTGGAAGAAGTGGGCCTGCCGGTCGCCGTGGTCACCGGCGTGCAGGGCCTGCGTTGGCTGGAGATTACCCTGAAGGGCACCGCAAACCACGCCGGTACCACACCCATGGATCGTCGGCAGGACGCCGGCCTGGTGGCCGCGCGCGTGGTGGTCGCCATGCGGGAGTGCACCCAATCGATTCCCGGTCTGCGCGCCACCGTCGGGCGCCTGGTGCCCAGCCCGAATCTCATCAATGTCATCCCGGGTACGGTCGAGCTCACGCTGGACCTCAGACACCCCGAACAGGACACCCTGGACCATGCGGTCGAGCGCATGCGTGGCACAGTTGCAGGACTCGCGGAGGCCGAAGGGGTCGGCTACGACATCCACGAAACGGCCAGCGCGCCAGCGGTGCAGTTCGACGACCTCGTGGTGCAGGCCGCGCGGGACGGCGCTGCGGCCCTGGGCCTACCTGTGCATGAACTCATCTCCGGCGCAGGTCACGATGCGCAGATTCTCGCACGGCATTGTCCCTCCGGCATGCTGTTCGTGCGGAGCCGGGGCGGCGTCAGCCACAACCCCGCCGAGTACAGTTCACCCGAGGATGTAGAAGCAGGTGCAAACGCGCTGCTTCAGGCCGCTCTCAGACTGGCCGGCTAG
- a CDS encoding trypsin-like peptidase domain-containing protein, translating to MENGFRLTSVLLMVLAMTGCGQSVQSQQYDIPPAQPRPMGSLTDEISNSRQNAITRAVEAASPTVVSISVIQRVRYQDPFADPFFDFFFGGQRQRMRERQVQGAGSGFVISSDGYILTNDHVAGQGDVITVAFPNGDSYPADLVGTDAASDLALLKVNPEDPLPYLDLRSATEPIVGEWCIALGNPFGLFEASDPTVTVGVVSATGRDLAPQEGRLYRDMIQTDAAINRGNSGGPLINALGQVIGVNTAIVSQTGGSVGIGFAVPVGRVIRVVDELREKGFVDRSYYTGLTGRNVTPRAARALGLSSVSGVFVEDVVPGSPADDAGFLPYDVIVSVQGEVIANQTDFAARLYDFRPGDRLRFSVVRDGRQVQLAMQLGSSQR from the coding sequence ATGGAGAACGGATTTCGACTGACGAGTGTGCTACTGATGGTGCTGGCGATGACCGGCTGCGGACAGTCGGTGCAATCCCAGCAATACGATATTCCGCCGGCCCAGCCACGGCCAATGGGCAGCCTGACGGATGAGATCTCCAACAGTCGGCAGAACGCCATCACTCGCGCCGTGGAGGCGGCCTCGCCGACCGTGGTTTCGATCAGCGTCATCCAGCGTGTGCGCTATCAGGACCCGTTCGCGGACCCCTTCTTTGATTTCTTCTTTGGAGGACAGCGGCAGCGCATGCGAGAGCGCCAGGTACAGGGTGCCGGCTCCGGCTTTGTGATCAGTTCTGACGGCTACATACTCACGAACGATCACGTGGCGGGTCAGGGCGACGTGATTACCGTGGCGTTTCCGAACGGCGACTCATACCCGGCAGATCTGGTGGGTACGGACGCGGCCTCCGACCTGGCGCTGCTGAAGGTGAATCCGGAGGATCCGCTGCCCTATCTGGACCTGCGCAGCGCCACTGAGCCCATCGTCGGTGAATGGTGCATCGCACTCGGCAATCCGTTCGGTCTGTTCGAAGCCAGCGATCCCACCGTGACTGTGGGTGTGGTGAGTGCGACGGGTCGAGATCTGGCCCCCCAGGAAGGACGGTTGTACCGGGACATGATCCAGACAGATGCGGCCATCAACCGGGGCAATTCGGGAGGGCCGCTAATCAACGCTCTTGGTCAGGTCATTGGAGTCAATACGGCCATCGTATCTCAAACCGGCGGGTCCGTCGGGATTGGTTTCGCCGTACCTGTCGGTCGGGTGATCCGGGTGGTGGACGAGTTGCGGGAGAAAGGCTTCGTGGATCGCTCCTACTACACCGGCCTCACAGGCAGAAACGTCACTCCGCGTGCAGCCAGGGCGCTCGGGTTGAGCAGCGTGTCCGGCGTGTTCGTGGAGGACGTGGTGCCCGGGTCGCCGGCCGACGATGCCGGATTCCTGCCGTACGACGTCATTGTTTCGGTGCAGGGTGAGGTCATCGCCAATCAGACCGACTTCGCCGCTCGGCTCTACGACTTCCGGCCGGGGGACCGGCTTCGCTTCAGCGTGGTCCGGGACGGTCGACAGGTGCAGCTGGCCATGCAGCTGGGCAGCAGCCAGCGGTAG